The proteins below are encoded in one region of Ochotona princeps isolate mOchPri1 chromosome 24, mOchPri1.hap1, whole genome shotgun sequence:
- the LOC101522554 gene encoding apoptosis-associated speck-like protein containing a CARD: MGSGRDAILEALEDLTEEDFRKFKLKLLSVPLREGYGRIPGGRLRAQEKGCMDPLDLADKLVSFYLEEYGAELTATVLRDMGLQETAQRLQERMQKCMQKGSAAAPSRTKQAAKPALHFVDQHRAALIARVTHVDGVLDELYGSVLTEEQYQAVRAETTNPNKMRKLFSFAPAWDANCKELLLQALREKQPYLVDDLQRS, encoded by the exons ATGGGGAGCGGGCGCGACGCCATCCTGGAGGCACTGGAGGACCTGACCGAGGAagatttcagaaagttcaagcTCAAGCTGCTGTCGGTGCCGCTGCGTGAAGGTTACGGGCGCATCCCCGGAGGGCGGCTGCGGGCTCAAGAGAAGGGCTGCATGGACCCGTTGGACCTCGCCGACAAGCTGGTCAGCTTCTACCTGGAGGAGTACGGCGCCGAACTCACTGCGACGGTGCTGCGGGACATGGGCTTGCAGGAGACAGCCCAGCGGCTGCAGGAGCGCATGCAGAAGTGCATGCAGAAGG GCTCTGCAGCTGCACCCTCCAGAACCAAGCAGGCAGCCAAGCCAG CACTGCACTTTGTGGACCAGCACCGAGCAGCCCTCATTGCGAGAGTCACCCACGTCGACGGGGTGCTGGATGAGCTGTACGGGAGTGTCCTGACCGAGGAGCAGTATCAGGCGGTGCGGGCTGAGACCACCAACCCAAACAAGATGAGGAAGCTCTTCAGCTTTGCTCCAGCCTGGGACGCCAACTGCAAGGAACTGCTCCTGCAGGCCCTGCGGGAAAAACA